In the Bacteroidia bacterium genome, one interval contains:
- a CDS encoding FeoB-associated Cys-rich membrane protein has product MNIQNIIIYLVFAAALFYVGRKIWKMIHAKDEHDGCNKCNTSKK; this is encoded by the coding sequence ATGAATATTCAAAACATTATTATTTATCTTGTTTTTGCAGCAGCGCTTTTTTACGTGGGAAGAAAAATATGGAAAATGATACACGCAAAAGATGAACACGATGGCTGCAATAAATGCAACACTTCCAAAAAATAA